A window from Mytilus galloprovincialis chromosome 8, xbMytGall1.hap1.1, whole genome shotgun sequence encodes these proteins:
- the LOC143042925 gene encoding uncharacterized protein LOC143042925, whose protein sequence is MDPSHEEQQEEIQPQEGDVPELLENPSNTSQSDETPEARRVRDLTEKGQGAFTEKRDKFCQELEALWADIESQLLEVTTPPNDLQQLLTVQDKLVKACNNYRRLTDEYLEFLKRTRTLESQKEIDACKLSLDLRLSKVELVMEKLHEHRLALTKAKSTKTKTSKGKKTSRSGSSNVSDMSSLARRKRAKAEAAKSKIAFVEKHAIILQQEAMLEEQALFRQIEMEQEASHKKAKMEQEVAQEAAQRTVQLEQEAMRRKAQMQQEAARVSREKAQLKAKFNLLEAQREAAAAEAEARILEYDDSQAYSDLPDEKENPLQRVQDFVNKLPVSTVVKERLTEVMAKTG, encoded by the exons atggatcccagtcatgaGGAACAACAAGAAGAGATTCAGCCCCAAGAAGGAGATGTCCCTGAACTATTAGAAAATCCGTCTAatacatcacagtcagatgaaactcccgaggctaggcgagtacgtgacctcacggaaaaaggacaaggagctttcactgaaaaacgtgacaagttctgtcaggaactagaggctctctgggcagacattgaatcccagttattggaagtaacaacgcctcctaacgatctccagcaactcctaacagtccaggacaaacttgttaaagcctgcaataattatcgtaggctcacagatgAATACCTAGAATTTCTGAAAAGGACCAGAACATTGGagagtcaaaaagaaattgatgcatgtaaactctctttggatttacgtctgtccaaagtggaacttgttatggaaaaactacacgagcatcgcctcgcCCTAACAAAGGCCAAATCCACTAAAACAAAGACCTCAAAAGGTAAGAAAACCTCACGCAGTggtagctctaacgtgtcagacatgtcaagcctagcacggagaaagcgtgccaaggcagaggctgccaagtctaaaatagcctttgtagaaaaacatgccattatcctacaacaggaagcaatgttagaggaacaagccctgttcagacaaattgaaatggaacaggaagcatcACACAAAAAGGCAAAAATGGAACAAGAAGTCGCTCAGGAGGCCGCACAGAGAACAGTTCAGTTAGAACAAGAGGCTATGCGCAGGAAGGCTCAAATGCAACAAGAAGCCGCACGAGTAAGCCGAGAAAAGGCCCAACttaaagccaaatttaaccttcttgaagcacagagagaagctgcagccgcagaagccgaggctcgtatcctggaatacgatgatagccaagcgtatagcgatctccctgacgaaaagGAAAACCCGCTCCAGCGcgtgcaagatttcgtcaataaacttcctgtatcaactgttgtaaaggaa AGGCTTACAGAGGTTATGGCAAAGACTGGATGA